A window from Deltaproteobacteria bacterium encodes these proteins:
- a CDS encoding alpha/beta hydrolase has product MVELEKLRSPTKVIGADPTLPFSYLPTLDLSHILTVDYDFVPETTHFLQLEEPESCVAIMREFLDRHGLLRS; this is encoded by the coding sequence TCATGGTGGAGCTGGAGAAGCTCCGCAGCCCGACCAAGGTCATCGGCGCCGACCCGACCTTGCCCTTTTCCTACCTGCCGACGCTGGACCTGAGCCACATCCTGACCGTGGACTACGACTTCGTGCCCGAAACGACACATTTTCTACAGCTTGAAGAACCGGAGAGCTGTGTGGCGATCATGCGCGAATTCCTCGATCGGCACGGCCTCTTGCGTTCCTGA
- a CDS encoding ATP-dependent Clp protease proteolytic subunit: MRNQFEIPTVLEDTGRGERVYDLYSRMLRDRIVFLVGEIDDPVANTVAAQLLYLESENPTQDIYLYVNSPGGLITAGLAIYDTMQYIQADVATVCVGEAASMGALLLAGGASGKRFALPHARIMIHQPLGGYRGSAADIDIHAREMLRVREEVNQILVKHTGQDLATIERDTERDRYMTAPMALDYHIIDEVLVKRPA; this comes from the coding sequence ATGCGAAACCAATTCGAGATACCCACCGTCCTGGAGGACACCGGTCGCGGCGAGCGCGTCTACGACCTCTACTCCCGCATGCTGAGGGACCGCATCGTCTTCCTTGTGGGAGAGATTGACGACCCGGTGGCCAACACCGTCGCGGCCCAGCTCCTCTACCTTGAATCCGAGAACCCCACGCAGGACATCTACCTGTACGTCAACTCGCCCGGCGGGCTGATCACCGCGGGGCTCGCCATCTACGACACCATGCAGTACATCCAGGCGGACGTGGCCACGGTGTGCGTCGGCGAAGCCGCCAGCATGGGCGCGCTGCTGTTGGCCGGCGGCGCTTCGGGAAAGCGTTTTGCCTTGCCCCACGCGCGCATCATGATCCACCAGCCTCTGGGGGGTTACCGTGGGTCTGCCGCGGACATCGACATCCACGCCAGGGAAATGCTGCGGGTACGCGAGGAAGTCAACCAGATCCTGGTCAAGCACACGGGTCAGGACCTCGCGACCATCGAGCGGGACACCGAGCGTGACCGCTACATGACCGCGCCCATGGCCCTGGACTACCACATCATCGACGAGGTCCTCGTCAAGCGGCCGGCGTAA